The following are from one region of the Etheostoma spectabile isolate EspeVRDwgs_2016 chromosome 15, UIUC_Espe_1.0, whole genome shotgun sequence genome:
- the cldnk gene encoding claudin k — translation MATTGMQLLGLIMSLVGWVGGAIVCAIPLWRVTAFIGNNIVTAQIIWEGLWMNCIVQSTGQIQCKVYDSLLALPSDMQAARGLTVFSILICGLALSLGVLGVKCTKCIGVNSVKARIARISGAIFAIAGFLYLVPVCWTAHSIIRDFYDPHVAAPHKRELGPALYIGWGASALLLIGGSLLYAGSSPPGMPGSPTFSSGESSPRRAPATQVKGYV, via the coding sequence ATGGCAACCACGGGCATGCAGTTGCTGGGCCTAATCATGTCCCTtgtggggtgggtgggtggggcaATAGTCTGTGCCATACCTCTGTGGAGGGTCACTGCCTTCATCGGTAACAACATAGTGACAGCTCAGATCATTTGGGAAGGCCTTTGGATGAATTGCATTGTGCAGAGCACAGGTCAGATCCAGTGTAAGGTGTATGATAGCTTGCTGGCTCTGCCCAGTGATATGCAGGCTGCCCGAGGCCTCACTGTGTTTTCCATCCTGATCTGTGGCTTGGCTCTGTCTCTGGGTGTCCTAGGAGTCAAGTGTACTAAGTGCATCGGTGTAAACAGTGTCAAGGCCCGTATTGCTCGCATCTCGGGCGCCATTTTTGCCATTGCAGGGTTCCTCTACCTTGTGCCCGTCTGCTGGACTGCCCACTCCATCATCAGGGATTTCTATGATCCACATGTGGCAGCCCCACACAAGCGTGAGCTTGGCCCTGCCCTTTACATTGGCTGGGGGGCATCAGCCTTGCTCCTCATAGGGGGATCTCTGCTCTATGCTGGGTCAAGTCCCCCTGGCATGCCAGGCTCTCCCACCTTCAGCAGTGGAGAAAGTAGTCCTCGCAGGGCACCTGCCACACAAGTCAAAGGTTATGTTTAA